In Candidatus Omnitrophota bacterium, the following are encoded in one genomic region:
- a CDS encoding MotA/TolQ/ExbB proton channel family protein — protein MFSIIQKGGPLIYLILFCSVLALAVVVDRLFHLYRARIDTDNFLKEISGSIKKNKIVEAIDLCDRTPGPIAHTLKAGIVKHDRSREEIKEAVNDAAVHEVPRLEKNLGVLATIAHVTPLLGLLGTVNGMIRCFQIIQEKASAFNPVSPGDLAQGIWVALLTTAAGLTVAIPALVAYNYLVSRVDSFVLDMEKSATDLVNILAQRSEGYEV, from the coding sequence ATGTTTAGTATAATTCAAAAAGGCGGACCGCTGATTTACCTGATACTTTTCTGTTCGGTTCTGGCCTTGGCTGTAGTGGTTGACCGTTTGTTTCATCTTTATCGGGCCAGGATTGACACTGATAATTTTCTTAAAGAGATCTCCGGTTCGATCAAGAAAAATAAGATCGTAGAAGCCATTGATCTTTGCGACAGGACTCCGGGGCCGATAGCTCATACTTTAAAGGCGGGTATAGTAAAACATGACCGGTCCCGGGAAGAGATAAAAGAAGCAGTTAATGATGCCGCTGTTCACGAAGTCCCGAGGTTGGAAAAAAACCTGGGGGTTCTGGCTACCATTGCCCATGTTACGCCGCTGCTCGGACTTTTAGGAACGGTCAACGGAATGATAAGATGCTTTCAGATAATCCAGGAAAAAGCTTCTGCCTTTAATCCGGTCAGCCCGGGTGATTTAGCTCAGGGTATATGGGTGGCATTGCTTACTACTGCTGCCGGGTTGACTGTAGCTATACCTGCGTTGGTGGCTTATAATTATCTGGTCAGCCGGGTAGATAGTTTTGTTCTAGATATGGAAAAAAGCGCTACGGATCTGGTAAACATACTTGCTCAACGGAGTGAAGGTTATGAAGTTTAA
- a CDS encoding biopolymer transporter ExbD, with protein sequence MKFKRHIELAKGRLDIAPLVDVIFLLIIFFMLTSTFVLQPVIKVKLPKAVTSEALEGKNLVIEITAEGKIYFDNKVISLSKLKEELANIADGDKPLLIKADEKASLGKVVEVWDLCRDIGISQVSIATKP encoded by the coding sequence ATGAAGTTTAAACGCCATATAGAGTTAGCAAAGGGCCGTTTGGATATCGCTCCCCTGGTAGACGTCATTTTTTTACTGATCATATTTTTTATGCTTACATCTACATTTGTGCTTCAGCCGGTTATCAAGGTTAAACTGCCCAAGGCGGTTACTTCCGAAGCGCTTGAGGGAAAAAATTTAGTTATCGAGATTACCGCTGAAGGCAAGATTTATTTCGACAATAAAGTTATTTCTTTGTCTAAATTAAAAGAAGAACTTGCAAATATAGCTGACGGAGACAAACCCCTTCTTATCAAGGCAGACGAAAAAGCTTCCCTGGGTAAGGTGGTTGAGGTCTGGGATCTATGCCGGGATATAGGGATATCCCAAGTAAGCATAGCTACTAAACCCTGA
- a CDS encoding winged helix-turn-helix domain-containing protein: protein MITKIGIVAGDIWHLLDEKDEVALSEVVSYTEKPSELVLMSLGWLAREGHIILKKETDDYRVSLRKKEL, encoded by the coding sequence ATGATAACCAAAATCGGGATAGTAGCCGGTGATATCTGGCATCTTCTGGATGAAAAGGATGAAGTGGCTTTATCAGAGGTGGTTTCTTACACTGAAAAACCCAGTGAGCTTGTCCTAATGAGCCTGGGCTGGCTTGCCAGGGAGGGACATATTATCTTAAAAAAAGAGACCGATGATTATAGGGTTAGCTTAAGAAAAAAGGAATTGTAA